Proteins encoded in a region of the Canis lupus familiaris isolate Mischka breed German Shepherd chromosome 1, alternate assembly UU_Cfam_GSD_1.0, whole genome shotgun sequence genome:
- the FAM133B gene encoding protein FAM133B-like: MGKRDNRVAYINPIAMARSRGPIQSSGPTIQDYLNRPRPTWEEVKEQLEKKKKGSKALAEFEEKMNENWKKELEKHREKLLSGSESSSKKRQRKKKEKKKSGRYSSSSSSSDSSSSSSDSDDEDKKQGKRKKKKKNRSHKSSESSMSETESDSKDSLKKKKKSKDANEKEKDIKGLSKKRKMYPEDKPLSSESLSESDYIEEVRAKKKKSSEEREKEKTKKKKKHKKHSKKKKKKAASSSPDSP, translated from the coding sequence ATGGGGAAGCGGGACAATCGGGTGGCCTATATAAACCCAATAGCAATGGCCAGATCAAGGGGTCCAATCCAGTCTTCAGGGCCAACGATCCAAGATTATCTAAACCGACCAAGGCCTACCTGGGAAGAAGTGAAAGAACaactagaaaagaagaagaaaggctcCAAGGCATTGgctgaatttgaagaaaaaatgaatgagaactggaagaaagaactagaaaaacacAGGGAGAAATTATTAAGTGGAAGTGAGAGCTCATccaaaaaaagacagagaaagaaaaaagaaaagaagaaatctggTAGGTATTCATCTTCTTCATCAAGCTCTGattcttccagcagttcttcgGATTCTGACGATGAGGataaaaaacaagggaaaaggaaaaagaaaaagaagaaccgTTCACATAAGTCTTCTGAAAGCTCCATGTCAGAAACTGAATCGGACAGTAAggatagtttaaaaaagaaaaagaagtcaaaggatgcaaatgagaaagaaaaggacattaaaggactcagcaaaaaaagaaagatgtatcCTGAAGATAAACCATTATCATCTGAGTCCTTATCAGAATCAGATTATATTGAGGAGGTAcgagcaaaaaagaagaaaagcagtgaagaacgagaaaaagaaaaaacaaaaaagaaaaagaagcataagaaacacagtaagaagaagaaaaagaaggctgCTAGTTCAAGTCCTGACTCACCgtaa